The following coding sequences are from one Streptomyces sp. V3I7 window:
- a CDS encoding amidase gives MTSDDRCAGLAATARALAEGEVGSRELVGRTLARITAAQDTLNAFRIVRTEAALAEADAADEELAAGVRRPLLGVPVAVKDDIDVAGEPTAFGCRGTFPPAAEDAEAVRRLRAAGAVIVGKTHTCELGQWPCTEGPVFGATRNPWNLAYTPGGSSGGSAAAVAAGLVPAALGSDGAGSVRIPAAWTHLVGIKPQRGRISTWPRADDFQGISVHGTLARTVADAALLLDAASGNHAGDPYRPPAVSASDAVGRDPGRLRIALSLKPPFSALPARLRPEVRARVVELAGRLDALGHDVEEADPPYGRIGLSFVPRATVGLAEWVRDIPEPALLDRRTRDAARLGRLLDGAPLRAARRAEAALHRRFGAFFSSYDVVLTPTTAAPPPLIGALLPLGGLATDRAMIAACPYAWPWNVLGWPAVNVPAGFAGDGLPVGAQLLGPAGGEPLLVSLAARLEAEVRWHDRWPGAESPAL, from the coding sequence ATGACGTCCGACGACCGCTGCGCGGGCCTCGCCGCGACCGCTCGCGCGCTGGCCGAGGGGGAGGTCGGCTCGCGCGAGCTCGTCGGGCGGACCCTCGCGCGGATCACGGCCGCGCAGGACACGCTGAACGCCTTCAGGATCGTACGGACCGAGGCCGCGCTCGCCGAAGCGGACGCCGCCGATGAGGAGTTGGCGGCCGGGGTCCGGCGGCCGCTGCTCGGGGTGCCGGTGGCGGTGAAGGACGACATCGACGTGGCGGGCGAGCCGACCGCGTTCGGCTGCCGCGGCACCTTCCCTCCGGCGGCCGAGGACGCGGAGGCGGTACGGCGGCTGCGCGCGGCCGGTGCCGTCATCGTCGGCAAGACCCACACCTGCGAGCTGGGGCAGTGGCCGTGCACCGAGGGGCCCGTGTTCGGCGCGACCCGCAATCCATGGAACCTCGCGTACACCCCCGGCGGCTCGTCGGGGGGATCGGCCGCGGCGGTCGCGGCGGGGCTGGTCCCGGCCGCGCTGGGCTCGGACGGCGCCGGATCGGTGCGCATCCCGGCCGCCTGGACGCATCTGGTCGGCATCAAGCCGCAGCGCGGCCGCATCTCCACCTGGCCACGCGCCGACGACTTCCAGGGGATCTCCGTCCACGGCACGCTCGCCCGCACCGTCGCCGACGCCGCCCTGCTCCTGGACGCGGCGAGCGGCAACCACGCCGGCGATCCGTACCGTCCGCCCGCCGTCTCCGCCTCGGACGCCGTGGGCCGTGATCCCGGGCGGCTGCGGATCGCGCTGTCGCTGAAGCCGCCGTTCTCCGCGCTGCCCGCCCGGCTCCGGCCGGAGGTGCGGGCCAGGGTCGTCGAACTCGCCGGGAGGCTGGACGCGTTGGGGCATGACGTCGAGGAGGCCGACCCGCCGTACGGGCGGATCGGCCTGAGCTTCGTACCGCGCGCCACCGTCGGCCTCGCGGAGTGGGTGCGCGACATCCCCGAACCCGCGCTGCTCGACCGGCGCACCCGGGACGCCGCCCGGCTGGGCCGGCTGCTCGACGGGGCGCCGCTGCGGGCCGCCCGGCGCGCGGAGGCGGCGCTGCACCGGCGCTTCGGCGCGTTCTTCTCCTCGTACGACGTCGTCCTCACCCCGACCACCGCCGCTCCTCCCCCACTGATCGGCGCGCTGCTCCCGCTCGGCGGGCTCGCCACCGACCGCGCCATGATCGCCGCCTGTCCGTACGCCTGGCCGTGGAACGTCCTGGGCTGGCCGGCGGTCAACGTGCCCGCCGGGTTCGCCGGCGACGGGCTGCCGGTCGGCGCCCAACTGCTCGGCCCCGCGGGCGGCGAGCCGCTGCTCGTCTCCCTCGCCGCCCGGCTGGAGGCGGAGGTGCGCTGGCACGATCGGTGGCCGGGCGCCGAATCCCCCGCTCTGTGA
- a CDS encoding alcohol dehydrogenase, with protein sequence MSTYRVAQVPAAGAAFEIVEREVPRPGPGHVRIAVEACGICHSDAFFVNAEVPGISFPEVPGHEVAGRIEELGEGTEDKGWQVGDRVAVGWFGGSCGYCRPCRDGDFIMCEHLQVPGWAYDGGFAQKMIAPENALARIPDGLAATEAGPMACAGVTTFNGLRSSSARPGDLVAVLGLGGLGHLGVKYAVAMGFETVAIARGADKADFAKQLGAHHYIDSTGGVPVADALQALGGADVVLATAGNSEAISSTVDGLAARGELVVIGATPEPMAISPLQLIMRGRVVRGHASGTAQEVQDTMEFSALHGIRPTIETVPLSDVDEAYRKMMSGAARFRMVLTMN encoded by the coding sequence ATGAGTACCTATCGAGTCGCACAGGTGCCCGCGGCCGGTGCCGCGTTCGAGATCGTCGAGCGCGAGGTGCCGCGGCCGGGCCCCGGCCATGTGCGCATCGCCGTGGAGGCGTGCGGGATCTGCCACAGCGACGCCTTCTTCGTGAACGCCGAGGTGCCGGGCATCAGCTTTCCCGAGGTGCCCGGGCACGAGGTCGCCGGGCGCATCGAGGAGCTGGGCGAGGGCACCGAGGACAAGGGCTGGCAGGTCGGCGACCGGGTGGCGGTGGGCTGGTTCGGCGGCAGCTGCGGGTACTGCCGGCCCTGCCGGGACGGCGACTTCATCATGTGCGAGCACCTCCAGGTGCCCGGGTGGGCGTACGACGGCGGCTTCGCGCAGAAGATGATCGCGCCGGAGAACGCCCTGGCCCGGATCCCCGACGGGCTGGCGGCGACGGAGGCGGGGCCGATGGCCTGCGCGGGCGTGACCACGTTCAACGGGCTGCGCAGCAGCTCCGCCCGGCCGGGCGACCTGGTCGCGGTGCTCGGCCTCGGCGGTCTGGGGCACCTGGGCGTGAAGTACGCGGTCGCCATGGGCTTCGAGACGGTGGCCATCGCCCGGGGCGCGGACAAGGCGGACTTCGCCAAGCAGCTCGGCGCCCACCACTACATCGACAGCACGGGCGGCGTCCCCGTCGCGGACGCCCTCCAGGCGCTCGGCGGCGCCGACGTCGTCCTGGCCACCGCCGGCAACTCGGAGGCCATCTCCTCCACCGTGGACGGCCTGGCGGCACGCGGCGAGCTGGTGGTCATCGGCGCCACGCCCGAGCCGATGGCGATCAGTCCGCTCCAGCTGATCATGCGCGGCAGGGTCGTCCGCGGCCATGCCTCGGGCACCGCGCAGGAGGTGCAGGACACCATGGAGTTCAGCGCCCTGCACGGCATCCGTCCGACGATCGAGACGGTGCCCTTGAGCGACGTCGACGAGGCGTACCGCAAGATGATGTCCGGCGCGGCGCGCTTCCGGATGGTCCTTACCATGAACTGA
- a CDS encoding NAD(P)H-dependent oxidoreductase, translating into MSVRILALVGSLRAGSHNRQLAEAAVKLAPEGVEVEVFEGLADIPFYNEDIDVEGSVPAAAAKLREAAQAADAFLFFSPEYNGTMPAVLKNAIDWLSRPYGAGALVGKPAAAVGTAFGQFGGVWAQDEVRKAVGVAGGKVLEDVKLAIPGSMTRFAETHPADDAEVAADLAEVVARLHGTVGAAA; encoded by the coding sequence ATGTCTGTTCGCATCCTCGCGCTCGTCGGCAGCCTGCGCGCCGGTTCGCACAACCGCCAGCTCGCCGAGGCGGCCGTCAAGCTCGCTCCGGAGGGCGTGGAGGTCGAGGTGTTCGAGGGTCTGGCCGACATCCCCTTCTACAACGAGGACATCGACGTCGAGGGCTCCGTCCCCGCCGCCGCGGCCAAGCTGCGTGAGGCCGCGCAGGCCGCCGACGCGTTCCTGTTCTTCTCGCCCGAGTACAACGGCACCATGCCGGCCGTGCTGAAGAACGCCATCGACTGGCTGTCCCGCCCGTACGGCGCCGGCGCCCTGGTCGGCAAGCCGGCCGCCGCGGTCGGCACCGCCTTCGGCCAGTTCGGCGGCGTGTGGGCGCAGGACGAGGTCCGCAAGGCCGTCGGCGTCGCCGGCGGCAAGGTCCTCGAGGACGTCAAGCTGGCCATCCCCGGCTCGATGACCCGCTTCGCCGAGACCCACCCGGCCGACGACGCCGAGGTCGCCGCCGACCTGGCCGAGGTCGTCGCGCGCCTGCACGGCACGGTGGGCGCCGCCGCCTGA
- a CDS encoding TetR/AcrR family transcriptional regulator — MLYADFMSSALPPFPTPQEPADAPPLLEVGSGEDEPCLRADAARNRARLLEAAARLVREQGAAHLTMDAVAAAASVGKGTLFRRFGDRTGLLMALLDHSEKKFQAAFMSGPPPLGPGADPVRRLGAFGVALLRRSADELELQLAAEPGPDRRFSTPPRCVQHSHVAMLLRQAAPDADTELLAQTLLGYLNPVLVHHLTRQSGMSLERLEAGWLDLVGRVTRSAQPPDGE; from the coding sequence ATGCTTTACGCTGACTTCATGTCCAGCGCCCTGCCGCCCTTCCCGACGCCCCAGGAGCCCGCAGACGCGCCGCCCCTGCTGGAGGTCGGCTCCGGCGAGGACGAGCCGTGCCTGCGCGCCGACGCCGCCCGCAACCGCGCCCGGCTGCTGGAGGCCGCCGCCCGGCTGGTCAGGGAACAGGGCGCCGCGCACCTCACCATGGACGCGGTGGCCGCCGCGGCCTCGGTCGGCAAGGGCACCCTCTTCCGCCGCTTCGGCGACCGCACCGGGCTGCTGATGGCCCTGCTGGACCACTCGGAGAAGAAGTTCCAGGCCGCCTTCATGAGCGGCCCGCCCCCGCTCGGCCCGGGAGCCGATCCGGTGCGGCGGCTGGGCGCGTTCGGTGTCGCGCTGCTGCGCCGCTCGGCGGACGAACTGGAACTGCAACTGGCCGCCGAGCCGGGCCCCGACCGCCGCTTCTCCACGCCCCCGCGCTGCGTCCAGCACAGCCATGTGGCCATGCTCCTGCGCCAGGCCGCTCCCGACGCGGACACCGAACTCCTCGCCCAGACCCTGCTCGGCTATCTCAACCCGGTCCTGGTCCACCATCTGACGCGCCAGTCCGGGATGTCGCTGGAGCGGCTGGAGGCCGGCTGGCTGGACCTCGTGGGGCGGGTGACGCGGTCCGCGCAGCCGCCGGACGGAGAGTGA
- the trxA gene encoding thioredoxin, which translates to MGTCAEYALGRPCCAQGSTRHQEEVSHMSSTVELTKENFDQTVEDTDFLLIDFWADWCGPCKQFAPVYEKAAEENPDLVFGKVDTEAQPELAAAFGIQSIPTLMIVRDKVAVYAQPGALPEAALTDVIDQARKLDMDEVRKAVATQQSQGDGETPSA; encoded by the coding sequence ATGGGTACTTGCGCGGAATACGCACTTGGGCGGCCCTGTTGTGCACAGGGCTCCACCCGACACCAGGAAGAGGTATCGCACATGAGCAGCACCGTTGAGCTCACCAAGGAGAACTTCGACCAGACGGTCGAGGACACCGACTTCCTCCTGATCGACTTCTGGGCGGACTGGTGCGGGCCCTGCAAGCAGTTCGCACCGGTGTACGAGAAGGCTGCCGAGGAGAACCCGGACCTCGTCTTCGGCAAGGTGGACACCGAGGCCCAGCCCGAGCTCGCGGCGGCGTTCGGCATCCAGTCGATCCCGACGCTGATGATCGTCCGCGACAAGGTCGCCGTGTACGCGCAGCCCGGAGCGCTGCCCGAGGCCGCCCTCACGGACGTCATCGACCAGGCCAGGAAGCTGGACATGGACGAGGTCCGCAAGGCGGTCGCCACCCAGCAGTCCCAGGGCGACGGCGAGACCCCGAGCGCGTAG
- a CDS encoding NAD(P)/FAD-dependent oxidoreductase: MTETDSTVYDVVVLGGGPVGENAADRTRAAGLSTAVVESELVGGECSYWACVPSKALLRPAIARADARRVPGLSQAVQGPLDAAAVLAHRDELTGDWNDDGQAEWLSGIGADLYRGHGRLAGPRTVVVTRPDGETTTLTARQAVVVATGSRAHLPDLPGLDGVKPWTSREATSAQEVPGRLIVVGGGVVATEMATAWQALGSQVTMLVRGKGLLPRMEPFAGELVAESLTEAGADVRTGTTVESVTRENGTVVVVTDHGERIEADEILFATGRAPRTDDLGLDTVGLEPGTWLPVDDSMRVTGSDWLYAVGDVNHHALLTHMGKYQARIAGDTIAARASGAPVQESPWGPHAATADHHAVPQVVFTDPEAAAVGLSLAEAERAGHRVRAVDIGFSSVAGANLYADGYQGRARMVVDLDDETLLGVTFAGPGVGELIHSATVAVAGQVPIGRLWHAVPSFPTISEVWLRLLEAYRS, translated from the coding sequence ATGACGGAAACCGATTCGACCGTGTACGACGTCGTGGTGCTCGGTGGCGGTCCCGTGGGGGAGAACGCCGCCGACCGCACCCGGGCCGCCGGGCTGTCCACCGCCGTCGTGGAGAGCGAACTGGTCGGCGGCGAGTGCTCCTACTGGGCCTGCGTCCCCAGCAAGGCGCTGCTGCGCCCGGCCATCGCCCGCGCCGACGCGCGCCGCGTCCCGGGCCTGAGCCAGGCCGTGCAGGGCCCCCTCGACGCCGCCGCGGTCCTCGCCCACCGCGACGAGCTCACCGGCGACTGGAACGACGACGGCCAGGCCGAATGGCTGAGCGGCATCGGCGCCGACCTCTATCGCGGTCACGGCCGCCTCGCCGGACCGCGCACGGTCGTCGTGACCCGGCCCGACGGCGAGACGACTACCCTCACCGCCCGGCAGGCCGTCGTCGTCGCCACCGGCAGCCGCGCGCATCTGCCCGACCTGCCAGGACTGGACGGGGTCAAGCCCTGGACCAGCCGGGAGGCCACCAGCGCGCAGGAAGTCCCCGGGCGGCTGATCGTGGTGGGCGGCGGCGTGGTCGCCACCGAGATGGCCACCGCCTGGCAGGCCCTGGGCTCCCAGGTGACCATGCTGGTCCGCGGCAAGGGCCTGCTGCCCCGCATGGAGCCCTTCGCCGGCGAGCTGGTCGCCGAGTCCCTCACGGAGGCCGGGGCGGACGTCCGTACCGGTACGACCGTGGAGTCGGTGACCCGCGAGAACGGCACCGTCGTCGTGGTCACCGACCACGGCGAGCGCATCGAGGCCGACGAGATCCTGTTCGCCACCGGCCGCGCCCCGCGCACCGACGACCTCGGCCTCGACACCGTCGGCCTGGAACCGGGCACCTGGCTCCCGGTCGACGACAGCATGCGCGTGACCGGCAGCGACTGGCTGTACGCCGTCGGAGACGTCAACCACCATGCCCTGCTCACTCACATGGGCAAGTACCAGGCCCGTATCGCGGGCGACACCATCGCCGCACGCGCCTCCGGCGCCCCGGTCCAGGAGTCACCCTGGGGCCCGCACGCCGCGACCGCCGACCACCACGCCGTCCCCCAGGTCGTCTTCACCGACCCCGAGGCCGCCGCCGTCGGCCTCTCCCTGGCGGAGGCGGAACGCGCCGGCCACCGCGTCCGCGCCGTCGACATCGGATTCTCGTCGGTCGCCGGCGCGAACCTCTACGCCGACGGCTACCAGGGCCGCGCCCGCATGGTCGTCGACCTGGACGACGAGACGCTGCTCGGGGTCACCTTCGCCGGGCCCGGCGTGGGCGAGCTGATCCACTCGGCCACCGTCGCCGTCGCCGGGCAGGTCCCGATCGGCCGGCTGTGGCACGCGGTCCCGTCGTTCCCGACGATCAGCGAGGTGTGGCTGCGGCTGCTGGAGGCGTACCGCAGCTGA
- a CDS encoding M48 family metallopeptidase, with protein MDTTYYDHGTPTERWERAQQFFDAKDYASAARVLVGLVEEVPEQTGPRLLLARSYYHSAQLRRAEAELRRIVERDPVEHYARLMLGRTLERQARHEEAASHLRIASALAGDFAEH; from the coding sequence GTGGACACGACGTACTACGACCACGGCACACCGACGGAGCGCTGGGAGCGCGCGCAGCAGTTCTTCGACGCCAAGGACTACGCGAGCGCGGCGCGGGTGCTGGTCGGGCTGGTCGAGGAGGTGCCGGAGCAGACCGGACCGCGTCTGCTGCTGGCGCGCTCCTACTACCACTCGGCCCAACTGCGGCGCGCCGAGGCGGAGTTGCGCCGGATCGTGGAGCGCGACCCGGTGGAACACTACGCCCGCCTCATGCTGGGCCGCACGCTGGAACGGCAGGCCCGGCACGAGGAGGCGGCGTCCCATCTGCGGATCGCGTCGGCCCTCGCCGGGGACTTCGCCGAGCACTGA
- a CDS encoding ubiquinol-cytochrome c reductase cytochrome b subunit, with product MTAPRRAGERVADAFDARLPLDKGGQLLRKAFPEHWSFLLGELALYSLIVLVLTGVWLTLFFEPGMQEVAYDGPYMPLQGVLVSEAFDSTLRISFDVRGGLLIRQMHHWAALVFLGAIGLHLLRIFFTGAFRRPREVNWVIGVTLFVLALAEGFAGYSLPDDLLSGTGLRIAQGIMLSLPVVGTYAAFFVFGGEFPGGDIIPRLYSLHILLLPGVLIALVTVHLILVFYLKHTQWRGPGRARTNVLGKPLFPQFMASSMGLSFTVAGVLAVLGGIAQINPVWVFGPYRPDLVSTGSQPDWYVGFLEGALRLVPPWETNLWGHTLMWNVLLPAVVLPGLFFLALYMYPFVEQRLTGEGAQEQHLCDRPRERPARTGLGVAGLTFYAVLLLAGANDIAALAFRISLDTLTWVLRVALIVAPVVAFLVTRAVCRALMNAEHERLTEGEETGEVRQTVAGGYESGHRPVTSFRPGAPRAPLSPPDRSPDRRTGRPARRSPGPEDRPR from the coding sequence GTGACGGCGCCCCGCCGCGCGGGGGAGCGGGTCGCGGACGCGTTCGACGCGCGGCTGCCCCTCGACAAGGGCGGACAACTGCTGCGCAAGGCCTTCCCCGAGCACTGGTCCTTCCTGCTGGGTGAGCTGGCCCTGTACAGCCTGATCGTCCTGGTGCTGACGGGCGTGTGGCTGACGCTGTTCTTCGAGCCCGGGATGCAGGAGGTCGCCTACGACGGGCCCTACATGCCGCTGCAAGGGGTGCTCGTCTCGGAGGCCTTCGACTCCACCCTGAGGATCAGCTTCGACGTGCGCGGCGGGCTGCTGATCCGGCAGATGCACCACTGGGCCGCGCTCGTCTTCCTCGGCGCGATCGGGCTGCACCTGCTGCGGATCTTCTTCACGGGCGCCTTCCGCAGGCCGCGCGAGGTCAACTGGGTCATCGGCGTCACGCTCTTCGTCCTCGCCCTGGCCGAGGGCTTCGCCGGCTACTCGCTCCCGGACGACCTGCTCTCCGGCACCGGGCTGCGCATCGCCCAGGGCATCATGCTGTCCCTCCCGGTGGTGGGGACGTACGCCGCCTTCTTCGTGTTCGGCGGCGAGTTCCCCGGCGGCGACATCATCCCGCGGCTGTACAGCCTGCACATCCTGCTGCTCCCCGGGGTGCTGATCGCTCTTGTCACGGTGCACCTGATCCTCGTCTTCTACCTGAAGCACACTCAATGGCGAGGGCCGGGCCGCGCGCGGACCAACGTGCTCGGCAAGCCGCTCTTCCCGCAGTTCATGGCGTCGTCCATGGGGCTGTCCTTCACCGTCGCCGGCGTGCTGGCCGTCCTCGGCGGGATCGCGCAGATCAACCCGGTGTGGGTCTTCGGTCCCTACCGGCCGGACCTGGTGTCGACCGGGTCCCAGCCCGACTGGTACGTCGGCTTCCTGGAGGGCGCGCTGCGGCTCGTACCGCCGTGGGAGACGAACCTGTGGGGGCACACCCTCATGTGGAACGTCCTGCTGCCGGCCGTCGTCCTGCCCGGACTGTTCTTCCTCGCGCTGTACATGTATCCCTTCGTCGAACAGCGGCTGACCGGGGAGGGCGCGCAGGAGCAGCACCTGTGCGACCGGCCCCGCGAGCGGCCCGCGCGCACCGGCCTCGGCGTCGCGGGCCTCACCTTCTACGCCGTGCTGCTGCTGGCCGGCGCGAACGACATCGCGGCGCTGGCCTTCCGGATCTCGCTCGACACCCTGACCTGGGTGCTGCGGGTCGCCCTGATCGTGGCCCCGGTCGTCGCCTTCCTGGTCACCCGCGCCGTGTGCCGCGCCCTCATGAACGCGGAGCACGAGCGGCTGACCGAGGGCGAGGAGACCGGCGAGGTACGGCAGACCGTGGCCGGCGGCTACGAGAGCGGCCACCGTCCGGTCACGTCGTTCCGGCCCGGCGCCCCGCGCGCCCCGCTCAGTCCTCCTGACCGGAGCCCCGATCGACGTACTGGAAGACCAGCCCGAAGATCCCCAGGCCCAGAAGACCGGCCCCGATGA
- a CDS encoding cytochrome c oxidase subunit 4 gives MKAEALLFGGVAVFFGGCGALYGVWSGDPAGTAALVVAFGMAALVSFFCATQYVRRGQRPQDRTDAEVADAAGPLEFFPPHSRWPVITAFGSAVTATGVVYGLWLFLIGAGLLGLGIFGLVFQYVDRGSGQED, from the coding sequence GTGAAGGCGGAGGCGCTGCTCTTCGGGGGTGTGGCCGTCTTCTTCGGCGGCTGCGGCGCGCTCTACGGCGTGTGGTCGGGGGATCCGGCCGGCACGGCGGCGCTCGTCGTGGCGTTCGGCATGGCCGCGCTGGTGTCCTTCTTCTGCGCCACCCAGTACGTCCGCCGCGGCCAGCGCCCGCAGGACCGTACGGACGCCGAGGTGGCCGACGCGGCCGGGCCGCTGGAGTTCTTCCCGCCGCACAGCCGCTGGCCGGTGATCACCGCGTTCGGTTCCGCCGTCACGGCGACCGGCGTGGTCTACGGGCTGTGGCTGTTCCTCATCGGGGCCGGTCTTCTGGGCCTGGGGATCTTCGGGCTGGTCTTCCAGTACGTCGATCGGGGCTCCGGTCAGGAGGACTGA
- the ctaD gene encoding cytochrome c oxidase subunit I: MTEAAAQAGATRAPYPVSSSLGRRLVNWATTTDHKVIGRLYMVTAFCFFLLGGLLALAMRAELARPGLQFVSDHGYNQLFTIHGTIMMLLFATPMFAGFANAIMPLQIGAPDVAFPRLNALSYWMYLFGGLMVVSGFLVPGGAAAFGWFAYAPLNSAYYSPGAGGDLWVMGLVVTGVSTTLGAVNFITTILCLRAPGLTMFRMPIFTWNVLFTSILVLPAFPVLTAALLALEADRKFGAHVFDAANGGAILWQHMFWFFGHPEVYIVALPFFGIISEIIPVFSRKPLFGYLPMIGATIAITMLSAVVWAHHMFATGAVLLPFFSVMSFLIAVPTGIKFFAWIGTMHRGSLSFETPMLWALGFLMSFLLGGLSGVLIASPPLDFHLTDSYFIVAHLHYVLFGTVVFAMFAGFYFWWPKFTGRFLDERLGKLQFWLLFPAFQLTFLVQHWLGEEGMPRRYSDYLPADGFTLLNALSSLGAFLLGVSTLPFLYNVWYSARHGRRADTDDPWGYGRGLEWATSCPPPRHNFVALPRVRSEAPAFDLHHPEARQEGLR; this comes from the coding sequence ATGACCGAAGCCGCAGCACAGGCCGGCGCGACCCGTGCGCCCTATCCCGTGTCATCCTCGCTGGGCCGCAGGCTGGTGAACTGGGCCACGACGACCGACCACAAGGTGATCGGCCGGCTGTACATGGTGACCGCGTTCTGCTTCTTCCTGCTGGGCGGTCTGCTGGCCCTGGCGATGCGCGCCGAACTCGCCCGCCCCGGGCTGCAGTTCGTGAGCGATCACGGCTACAACCAGCTCTTCACGATCCACGGCACGATCATGATGCTGCTCTTCGCGACGCCGATGTTCGCCGGTTTCGCCAACGCGATCATGCCGCTCCAGATCGGCGCCCCGGACGTGGCCTTCCCCCGGCTCAACGCCCTGTCGTACTGGATGTACCTGTTCGGCGGCCTGATGGTGGTCTCCGGCTTCCTGGTGCCGGGCGGCGCGGCCGCCTTCGGCTGGTTCGCGTACGCCCCGCTGAACAGCGCGTACTACTCCCCCGGCGCCGGCGGCGACCTGTGGGTGATGGGACTGGTGGTCACCGGTGTCTCCACCACCCTCGGCGCGGTCAACTTCATCACCACGATCCTGTGTCTGCGCGCACCGGGCCTGACGATGTTCCGGATGCCGATCTTCACCTGGAACGTGCTCTTCACGTCGATCCTGGTGCTGCCGGCCTTCCCCGTGCTCACGGCGGCGCTGCTCGCGCTGGAGGCGGACCGCAAGTTCGGCGCCCACGTCTTCGACGCGGCCAACGGCGGGGCGATCCTGTGGCAGCACATGTTCTGGTTCTTCGGGCATCCGGAGGTCTACATCGTCGCGCTGCCGTTCTTCGGCATCATCTCGGAGATCATTCCGGTGTTCTCCCGCAAGCCGCTCTTCGGCTACCTGCCGATGATCGGCGCGACGATCGCCATCACCATGCTCTCCGCCGTGGTGTGGGCCCATCACATGTTCGCCACCGGCGCGGTGCTGCTGCCGTTCTTCTCCGTGATGTCGTTCCTGATCGCGGTGCCGACGGGGATCAAGTTCTTCGCCTGGATCGGCACCATGCACCGCGGCTCCCTGTCGTTCGAGACGCCGATGCTGTGGGCGCTGGGCTTTCTGATGTCGTTCCTGCTCGGCGGGCTGAGCGGGGTGCTCATCGCCTCGCCGCCGCTGGACTTCCATCTCACCGACTCGTACTTCATCGTGGCGCACCTGCACTACGTCCTGTTCGGCACGGTCGTGTTCGCGATGTTCGCCGGGTTCTACTTCTGGTGGCCGAAGTTCACCGGCCGGTTCCTCGACGAGCGCCTCGGCAAGCTCCAGTTCTGGCTGCTGTTCCCGGCGTTCCAGCTGACCTTCCTGGTCCAGCACTGGCTGGGCGAGGAGGGCATGCCCCGCCGGTACTCCGACTATCTGCCCGCCGACGGCTTCACCCTGCTCAACGCACTGTCGTCGCTCGGGGCGTTCCTGCTCGGCGTCTCCACCCTGCCGTTCCTGTACAACGTCTGGTACTCGGCCCGCCACGGACGGCGCGCCGACACGGACGACCCGTGGGGGTACGGGCGCGGTCTGGAGTGGGCCACCTCCTGCCCGCCGCCCCGGCACAACTTCGTGGCGCTGCCCCGGGTGCGCTCGGAGGCCCCGGCGTTCGATCTGCATCACCCCGAGGCGCGGCAGGAGGGGCTGCGGTGA
- a CDS encoding Ku protein has product MARAVWNGALTFGLVSVPVQLFTATDSHTIRFHQLQRGTSDRVRNRRVNERTGEEVAPDDIVKGFDAGDEYVIVEPGELDGIAPGRSREVEVTGFVDLADVEPVFFDRTYYLGPKDEQYEKVYAVLEKALERAGKAGIATFVMRNRQYLVAVKAENGILTLHTLHWADEIRDPHKEVDHLPEGAEPGGRELKMAEQLIDSLSMDWDPDDFHDTYHEKVEELIEAKKKGETVEKAEQPAQATNVVDLMDALRASVDRAKSKQGARSKKAAPPRKARARSAPAPDLGSLTKAELYELAAEADVHGRSSMNREELLEALAHAGAGGHARAS; this is encoded by the coding sequence ATGGCACGTGCCGTCTGGAACGGGGCGCTGACCTTCGGCCTGGTGTCCGTGCCGGTTCAGCTGTTCACGGCGACGGACAGTCACACCATCCGCTTCCACCAGCTCCAGCGCGGCACCTCCGACCGGGTGCGCAACCGGCGCGTGAACGAACGCACCGGCGAGGAGGTGGCGCCGGACGACATCGTCAAGGGGTTCGACGCGGGCGACGAGTACGTGATCGTCGAGCCCGGCGAACTGGACGGCATCGCGCCCGGCCGGTCCCGGGAGGTGGAGGTCACCGGGTTCGTCGACCTGGCGGACGTCGAGCCGGTCTTCTTCGACCGGACGTACTACCTGGGCCCCAAGGACGAGCAGTACGAGAAGGTGTACGCCGTTCTGGAGAAGGCCCTGGAGCGTGCGGGCAAGGCGGGGATCGCCACGTTCGTCATGCGCAACCGGCAGTACCTGGTCGCCGTGAAGGCGGAGAACGGGATCCTGACGCTGCACACGCTGCACTGGGCGGACGAGATCCGGGACCCGCACAAGGAGGTGGACCACCTTCCGGAGGGGGCCGAACCGGGCGGTCGCGAGCTGAAGATGGCCGAGCAGCTCATCGACTCGCTGAGCATGGACTGGGACCCCGACGACTTCCATGACACGTACCACGAGAAGGTGGAGGAGCTGATCGAGGCCAAGAAGAAGGGCGAGACCGTCGAGAAGGCCGAGCAGCCCGCGCAGGCCACGAACGTCGTGGACCTGATGGACGCCCTGCGGGCCAGCGTCGACCGCGCGAAGTCGAAGCAGGGCGCCCGCTCCAAGAAGGCGGCCCCGCCCCGCAAGGCCCGGGCCCGGTCCGCTCCCGCACCCGACCTCGGCTCGCTGACCAAGGCCGAACTGTACGAGTTGGCGGCCGAGGCGGACGTCCACGGCCGCTCCTCCATGAACCGCGAGGAACTTCTCGAGGCCCTCGCGCACGCCGGTGCGGGCGGCCACGCCCGGGCGTCATGA